A window of the Ipomoea triloba cultivar NCNSP0323 chromosome 14, ASM357664v1 genome harbors these coding sequences:
- the LOC116005036 gene encoding uncharacterized protein LOC116005036 isoform X2, which translates to MASSKGTLDDADIGTGYYVEKTMAEGKDYCERKINLLQSNYDQLLDPPPLPTDDLGPRPPSTSYEPSAEPPRDAPPPPRFDPSRMIGIIRRKALIKDLAAIYHAEGLTYCQQLLELQRKFEEPHIEIKTPEDTRKEMARPTKRMKKTR; encoded by the exons ATGGCGTCCTCGAAAG GTACTCTGGATGATGCTGATATTGGGACTGGGTATTATGTGGAG AAAACTATGGCAGAAGGAAAGGATTACTGTGAGCGTAAAATAAACCTGCTGCAGTCCAATTATGATCAGCTTCTTGAT CCACCGCCACTGCCCACCGACGATTTGGGTCCTCGGCCACCATCAACCTCCTATGAACCCAGTGCTGAGCCTCCCAGAGACGCACCTCCTCCTCCTCGGTTCGACCCTAGCCGAA TGATTGGTATTATTAGAAGGAAGGCATTGATAAAAGATTTGGCAGCCATATACCATGCAGAGGGCCTTACATATTGTCAACAACTTTTGGAACTCCAAAGAAAATTTGAAGAG CCACATATAGAGATTAAGACTCCAGAAGACACAAGGAAAGAGATGGCAAGGCCCACAAAGCGCATGAAGAAAACTCGTTAG
- the LOC116005036 gene encoding uncharacterized protein LOC116005036 isoform X1 has translation MLVPLTASLYVPGTLDDADIGTGYYVEKTMAEGKDYCERKINLLQSNYDQLLDPPPLPTDDLGPRPPSTSYEPSAEPPRDAPPPPRFDPSRMIGIIRRKALIKDLAAIYHAEGLTYCQQLLELQRKFEEPHIEIKTPEDTRKEMARPTKRMKKTR, from the exons ATGTTGGTTCCTCTAACGGCGTCGCTTTATGTACCAGGTACTCTGGATGATGCTGATATTGGGACTGGGTATTATGTGGAG AAAACTATGGCAGAAGGAAAGGATTACTGTGAGCGTAAAATAAACCTGCTGCAGTCCAATTATGATCAGCTTCTTGAT CCACCGCCACTGCCCACCGACGATTTGGGTCCTCGGCCACCATCAACCTCCTATGAACCCAGTGCTGAGCCTCCCAGAGACGCACCTCCTCCTCCTCGGTTCGACCCTAGCCGAA TGATTGGTATTATTAGAAGGAAGGCATTGATAAAAGATTTGGCAGCCATATACCATGCAGAGGGCCTTACATATTGTCAACAACTTTTGGAACTCCAAAGAAAATTTGAAGAG CCACATATAGAGATTAAGACTCCAGAAGACACAAGGAAAGAGATGGCAAGGCCCACAAAGCGCATGAAGAAAACTCGTTAG
- the LOC116005043 gene encoding bi-functional coumaroyl CoA and feruloyl CoA ortho-hydroxylase F6H2-2-1 has product MPSTTLSTVPSDINDFVVKQGHGVKGLSELGLQTLPNQYVHPPEERLSSMDVVSDDSIPVIDVSNWEDPKVAKLICDAAEKRGFFQIVNHGIPLEMLEKAKAATYRFFREPAEEKKKYSKENCPTSHVRYSTSFLPQIEKALEWKDHLSMFYVSDEEAAQYWPPSCRDDALEYLKSCEMVSRKLLEALMQGLNVNQIDDDKQSLLMGSRRININYYPKCPNPDLTVGVGRHSDISTLTLLLQDDIGGLYVRKLEHEAWSHVPPVKGALVINIGDALQIMSNGRYKSIEHRVMANETNDRISVPVFVNPRPNDIVAPLPEVLASGEKPVYKPVLYSDYAKHFYRKAHNGKDTIAFARIE; this is encoded by the exons ATGCCTTCAACAACACTCTCCACTGTTCCCTCCGACATCAATGACTTCGTGGTGAAACAAGGCCACGGAGTGAAGGGCCTTTCGGAGCTTGGCCTCCAAACCCTCCCCAACCAATACGTTCACCCGCCGGAGGAGAGGTTATCCAGCATGGACGTTGTTTCCGACGACTCCATTCCGGTCATTGACGTCTCAAACTGGGAGGACCCGAAGGTGGCTAAGCTCATTTGCGATGCCGCAGAGAAGAGGGGGTTCTTCCAGATTGTGAACCACGGGATTCCCCTTGAGATGCTGGAAAAGGCAAAGGCGGCCACTTACCGGTTCTTTAGGGAGCCGgcggaggagaagaagaagtatTCCAAGGAGAACTGTCCGACTAGCCATGTGAGGTATAGCACAAGCTTTCTTCCACAAATAGAAAAGGCTTTGGAGTGGAAAGATCACCTCAGTATGTTCTATGTTTCTGATGAGGAAGCTGCTCAGTATTGGCCTCCTTCTTGCAG GGATGATGCACTGGAGTACCTAAAAAGCTGTGAAATGGTGAGTAGGAAGCTATTGGAGGCATTGATGCAAGGACTAAACGTGAATCAAATTGACGATGACAAACAATCACTTCTAATGGGCTCACGTAGGATAAACATCAATTACTATCCTAAATGCCCCAACCCCGACCTCACTGTCGGCGTGGGCCGTCACTCCGACATCTCCACCCTCACACTCCTCCTCCAGGACGACATCGGAGGCCTATACGTGCGCAAACTGGAGCACGAAGCCTGGTCGCACGTGCCGCCAGTAAAGGGCGCTCTGGTAATCAACATCGGCGACGCTCTCCAGATAATGAGCAACGGTCGATACAAGAGCATCGAACATCGCGTTATGGCCAATGAGACCAACGATAGAATCTCCGTCCCTGTTTTCGTGAACCCAAGGCCTAACGATATCGTGGCGCCACTCCCGGAAGTGCTGGCGAGCGGGGAGAAGCCGGTATACAAGCCGGTTCTCTACTCCGACTACGCCAAGCATTTCTACCGTAAAGCTCATAATGGGAAAGACACCATTGCTTTCGCCAGAATAGAATAA
- the LOC116005036 gene encoding uncharacterized protein LOC116005036 isoform X3, translating into MISFLITHRGQRGSSLITMTPLPNHISPPQPPPLPTDDLGPRPPSTSYEPSAEPPRDAPPPPRFDPSRMIGIIRRKALIKDLAAIYHAEGLTYCQQLLELQRKFEEPHIEIKTPEDTRKEMARPTKRMKKTR; encoded by the exons ATGATCAGCTTCTTGAT AACTCACAGAGGTCAGAGGGGGTCTTCCCTGATCACGATGACCCCACTCCCTAATCACATCTCTCCTCCTCAGCCACCGCCACTGCCCACCGACGATTTGGGTCCTCGGCCACCATCAACCTCCTATGAACCCAGTGCTGAGCCTCCCAGAGACGCACCTCCTCCTCCTCGGTTCGACCCTAGCCGAA TGATTGGTATTATTAGAAGGAAGGCATTGATAAAAGATTTGGCAGCCATATACCATGCAGAGGGCCTTACATATTGTCAACAACTTTTGGAACTCCAAAGAAAATTTGAAGAG CCACATATAGAGATTAAGACTCCAGAAGACACAAGGAAAGAGATGGCAAGGCCCACAAAGCGCATGAAGAAAACTCGTTAG
- the LOC116004157 gene encoding bi-functional coumaroyl CoA and feruloyl CoA ortho-hydroxylase F6H2-2-1-like, with amino-acid sequence MPSATVLSNVLSDINDFVVKQGHGVKGLSELGLQTLPNQYVHPPEERLSSMDVVTDDSIPVIDVSNWEDPKVAKLICEAAEKRGFFQIVNHGIPIEMLEKAKAATYRFFREPAEEKKKYSKENCPTSHVRYSTSFLPQIEKALEWKDHLSMFYVSDEEAAQYWPPSCRDDALEYLKSCEMVSRKLLEALMQGLNVNQIDDAKESLLMGSRRININYYPKCPNPDLTVGVGRHSDISTLTLLLQDDIGGLYVRKLEHEAWSHVPPVKGALVINIGDALQIMSNGRYKSIEHRVMANETNDRISVPVFVNPRPNDIVGPLPEVLASGEKPVYKPVLYSDYAKHFYRKAHNGKDTIAFARIE; translated from the exons ATGCCTTCAGCAACAGTACTCTCCAATGTTCTCTCCGACATCAATGACTTTGTGGTGAAACAAGGCCACGGAGTGAAGGGCCTTTCAGAGCTTGGCCTCCAAACACTTCCCAACCAATATGTTCACCCGCCGGAGGAGAGGTTATCGAGCATGGACGTCGTTACCGATGACTCCATTCCGGTCATTGACGTCTCAAACTGGGAGGACCCGAAGGTGGCTAAGCTCATTTGCGAAGCCGCTGAAAAGAGAGGGTTCTTCCAGATTGTGAACCACGGGATTCCCATTGAGATGCTGGAGAAGGCAAAAGCGGCCACTTACCGGTTCTTTAGGGAGCCGGCGGAGGAAAAGAAGAAGTATTCTAAGGAGAACTGTCCGACTAGCCATGTGAGGTATAGCACAAGCTTTCTTCCACAGATAGAGAAGGCTTTGGAGTGGAAAGATCACCTCAGTATGTTCTACGTTTCTGACGAGGAAGCTGCTCAGTATTGGCCTCCTTCTTGCAG GGATGATGCACTGGAGTACCTAAAAAGCTGTGAAATGGTGAGTAGGAAGCTATTGGAGGCATTGATGCAAGGACTAAACGTGAATCAAATTGACGATGCAAAAGAATCACTTCTAATGGGCTCACGTAGGATCAACATCAATTACTATCCTAAATGCCCCAACCCGGACCTCACCGTCGGGGTGGGCCGTCACTCTGACATCTCCACCCTCACACTCCTCCTCCAGGACGACATCGGAGGCCTCTACGTGCGCAAACTGGAGCACGAGGCCTGGTCGCACGTGCCGCCAGTGAAGGGCGCTTTGGTGATCAACATCGGCGACGCTCTCCAGATCATGAGCAACGGTCGATACAAGAGCATTGAACATCGCGTTATGGCCAATGAGACCAACGATAGGATCTCTGTCCCTGTTTTCGTGAACCCGAGGCCTAACGACATTGTGGGGCCGCTCCCAGAGGTTCTGGCGAGCGGGGAGAAGCCGGTATACAAGCCAGTTCTTTACTCCGACTATGCCAAGCATTTCTACAGGAAAGCTCATAATGGGAAAGACACTATTGCGTTCGCCAGAATAGAATAA
- the LOC116004252 gene encoding bi-functional coumaroyl CoA and feruloyl CoA ortho-hydroxylase F6H2-2-1-like, whose protein sequence is MPSATALSTVLSDINDFVVKQGHGVKGLSELGLQTLPNQYVHPPEERLSSMDVVTDDSIPVIDVSNWEDPKVAKLICDAAEKRGFFQIVNHGIPLEMLEKAKAATYRFFREPAEEKKKYSKENSATSHVRYSTSFLPQIEKALEWKDHLSMFYVSDEEAAQYWPPSCRDDALEYLKSCEMVSRKLLEALMQGLNVNQIDDAKESLLMGSRRININYYPKCPNPDLTVGVGRHSDISTLTLLLQDDIGGLYVRKLEHEAWSHVPPVKGALVINIGDALQIMSNGRYKSIEHRVMANESNDRISVPVFVNPRPNDIVAPLPEVLASGEKPVYKPVLYSDYAKHFYRKAHNGKDTIAFARIE, encoded by the exons ATGCCTTCAGCAACTGCACTCTCTACTGTTCTCTCCGACATCAACGACTTTGTCGTGAAACAAGGCCACGGAGTGAAGGGCCTTTCGGAGCTTGGCCTCCAAACCCTCCCCAACCAATACGTTCACCCACCGGAGGAGAGGCTCTCGAGCATGGACGTCGTTACGGACGACTCCATTCCGGTCATTGACGTCTCAAACTGGGAGGACCCGAAGGTGGCTAAGCTCATTTGCGATGCCGCAGAGAAGAGGGGTTTCTTCCAGATTGTGAACCACGGGATTCCCCTTGAGATGCTGGAGAAGGCTAAGGCGGCCACTTACCGGTTCTTTAGGGAGCCTgcggaggagaagaagaagtatTCCAAGGAGAATTCTGCTACTAGCCATGTGAGGTATAGCACAAGCTTTCTTCCACAGATAGAGAAGGCTTTGGAGTGGAAAGATCACCTTAGTATGTTCTATGTTTCTGATGAGGAAGCTGCTCAGTATTGGCCTCCTTCTTGCAG GGATGATGCACTGGAGTACCTGAAAAGCTGTGAAATGGTGAGTAGGAAGCTATTGGAGGCATTGATGCAAGGACTAAACGTGAATCAAATTGACGATGCAAAAGAATCACTTCTAATGGGCTCACGTAGGATCAACATCAACTACTACCCAAAGTGCCCCAACCCGGATCTCACCGTCGGCGTGGGCCGTCACTCCGACATCTCCACCCTCACACTCCTCCTCCAGGACGACATCGGAGGCCTGTACGTGCGCAAACTGGAGCACGAGGCCTGGTCGCACGTGCCGCCAGTGAAGGGCGCTTTGGTGATCAACATCGGCGACGCTCTCCAGATAATGAGCAACGGTCGATACAAGAGCATCGAACATCGCGTTATGGCCAATGAGAGCAACGACAGGATCTCAGTGCCGGTTTTCGTGAACCCAAGGCCTAACGATATCGTGGCGCCACTCCCAGAAGTGCTGGCTAGCGGGGAGAAGCCGGTATACAAGCCGGTTCTTTACTCCGACTATGCCAAGCATTTCTACAGGAAAGCTCATAATGGGAAAGACACTATTGCGTTCGCCAGAATAGAATAG